Proteins encoded together in one Desulfosporosinus meridiei DSM 13257 window:
- a CDS encoding DUF4129 domain-containing protein yields the protein MKPLDTFREELHKILVTQEYQVYTQESKSLFQGLFDELKNWLHQMLQNLFPHTDVAKSTSAWLSYGIATLGTVLLLVLLFLFISRFVRQGRIHLDQISMFQGQAFTAHDHLREAHRLAQEGNYHSALRNLFLGLIIYLDQNQRIVAKTWKTNWEYYVELKDRSAQQADSFYSLAIKFEEAMYGGRPITKDDYWLSHNQVDKWIHEGDSK from the coding sequence TTGAAGCCCCTAGACACCTTTCGAGAAGAATTACATAAAATCTTAGTCACTCAGGAGTACCAAGTTTATACCCAGGAAAGTAAAAGTCTCTTTCAGGGCTTATTTGATGAACTGAAAAATTGGCTTCACCAGATGCTCCAGAATCTTTTCCCTCATACCGATGTTGCGAAAAGCACCTCGGCGTGGCTTTCTTATGGGATTGCTACCTTAGGGACTGTCCTTCTTCTAGTGCTTCTGTTTCTCTTCATCTCTAGATTCGTCCGCCAGGGTCGGATTCATTTAGATCAGATAAGCATGTTCCAGGGACAGGCTTTCACTGCCCATGATCATCTGAGGGAGGCCCACAGACTTGCCCAAGAGGGGAACTATCATTCAGCCCTGCGCAATCTTTTCTTGGGGTTGATTATCTATTTAGATCAAAATCAGAGAATTGTTGCTAAGACCTGGAAAACGAATTGGGAGTACTACGTTGAATTGAAGGATCGCTCTGCCCAACAAGCCGATTCCTTTTACTCCCTGGCCATAAAATTTGAGGAAGCGATGTACGGCGGTCGGCCTATCACCAAGGACGATTATTGGCTTTCCCACAATCAAGTCGATAAGTGGATCCACGAGGGGGATAGCAAGTGA
- a CDS encoding type II toxin-antitoxin system PemK/MazF family toxin — protein sequence MPDSKDIYLVRIYYKGQLGAFKSRPVLVINNLGNGLVTIVEITSVPPKKPPSHYDKFKEPIIRWAVYGLANPSFIKCKNIHNIETSRLFQKIGIIDDDEFMHIIEQIDLYN from the coding sequence ATGCCTGATTCAAAAGATATTTATTTAGTTCGAATTTACTACAAAGGGCAATTAGGAGCTTTCAAATCCAGACCTGTGCTAGTCATAAATAATCTTGGCAATGGATTGGTTACTATTGTAGAAATTACGTCAGTTCCTCCAAAAAAGCCTCCCTCTCACTATGATAAATTTAAAGAGCCCATAATAAGATGGGCTGTTTACGGTTTGGCTAATCCTTCATTTATTAAATGTAAAAATATCCACAACATCGAAACATCAAGACTTTTTCAGAAAATCGGCATTATTGATGATGACGAGTTTATGCATATAATTGAACAAATAGATTTATATAACTAG
- a CDS encoding DUF3102 domain-containing protein gives MNEEYGTKLLVSSDSDGHSDSSLVTNLTYTQALILLGIPEEEREEFISEHDVESMTNLELQQAVKDRDQAIQKKKDLQNDKFYE, from the coding sequence TTGAACGAAGAGTACGGGACGAAACTGCTTGTCTCCTCTGACAGTGACGGCCATTCAGATTCGTCACTGGTGACGAATCTAACTTACACCCAGGCGCTCATCCTCCTTGGGATCCCGGAAGAGGAGCGGGAGGAGTTTATCTCGGAGCATGATGTCGAGAGCATGACCAACTTGGAATTGCAGCAGGCCGTCAAGGACAGAGACCAGGCTATTCAGAAGAAAAAAGATCTCCAAAACGACAAGTTCTACGAGTAG
- a CDS encoding SLOG family protein, whose translation MPKIAMILEGAKIRTACCLSGLSIKSFHIGFDENIAGSLRLKQVLMEQAVYLIQAMRVTHFISGVDLCVGQFFAEIVLDLKRDYPEVTLECVIPCEDQAANWTIAQRDRYFSIVERCDKETLLQHHYSKDCIRKKKEYMVKQSNYVLVVWNGKPGSSGKLLSIARTLGKIVILIDSSTYKVCLI comes from the coding sequence TTGCCTAAAATAGCAATGATTCTTGAAGGTGCCAAGATAAGGACTGCCTGCTGTCTTTCGGGACTTAGCATTAAAAGTTTTCATATAGGGTTTGACGAAAATATCGCAGGGAGCCTGCGATTGAAGCAGGTACTGATGGAACAGGCGGTCTATTTGATTCAAGCTATGAGAGTTACTCATTTCATTAGCGGTGTTGATTTATGTGTAGGTCAGTTTTTCGCAGAAATCGTCCTTGACCTTAAAAGGGACTATCCCGAAGTCACCCTAGAGTGCGTTATTCCCTGTGAGGATCAGGCGGCAAATTGGACGATAGCGCAACGTGACAGGTACTTCTCTATTGTTGAACGATGCGATAAGGAGACTCTACTGCAGCATCATTACAGTAAGGATTGCATCAGAAAGAAAAAGGAATACATGGTCAAACAAAGTAATTATGTGCTTGTAGTATGGAACGGCAAACCCGGCAGCTCGGGGAAACTCCTTTCTATTGCTCGCACCCTGGGAAAGATTGTGATTCTGATTGACTCCAGTACCTATAAAGTGTGCCTGATTTGA
- a CDS encoding helix-turn-helix domain-containing protein, which produces MYEDLFYERLTTLRTQKGVSARDMSLSLGQSESYINKIENKKSLPSMTGFFYICEYLNVPPKDFFNDEVSFPTKFNDLINESKKLNDGQLEHLLAIIKDLKTT; this is translated from the coding sequence ATGTATGAGGATTTATTTTACGAAAGATTAACCACGCTCCGCACACAAAAAGGAGTTTCCGCAAGGGATATGAGCCTGTCTTTGGGACAAAGTGAAAGTTATATCAATAAAATTGAAAACAAAAAATCGCTGCCATCTATGACAGGATTTTTTTATATCTGCGAATACCTAAATGTCCCTCCTAAGGATTTCTTTAATGACGAAGTAAGCTTTCCGACAAAATTTAATGATTTAATTAACGAGTCAAAGAAGCTAAACGATGGCCAATTGGAGCATCTTCTGGCTATCATTAAGGACTTAAAGACAACCTAG
- a CDS encoding permease prefix domain 1-containing protein, producing MQQPSKITDYLEAVCRQIRWKKAQSSVLEEIENHIIDQKNAFINDGLNDEEATDKAIAEMGDPIVVGEQLDRVHRPRLVGMGIGILLVLGILGTADMGNSLLRIIGVGDQIVLGVNIPILAELIYLVGVLVIISSLAAIFAPRNISKVIIWCQGFILTAIYFMEVFPRIRFALLLVVVNIISFLVVYRISRSVKTGLVSTITSFAGLFLFVVGTQINCYMYNHGVNGSYGGFENVPKALAIIFIMCLGPQILMSAFISSKNSKEQIA from the coding sequence TTGCAACAACCTAGCAAAATTACCGATTATTTGGAAGCCGTGTGCCGACAGATACGTTGGAAAAAGGCTCAGTCTTCTGTTTTAGAGGAAATTGAAAACCATATAATCGATCAAAAGAACGCCTTCATTAATGATGGACTTAATGATGAAGAGGCAACAGACAAGGCAATTGCTGAGATGGGCGATCCCATTGTTGTCGGGGAGCAGCTTGACCGTGTTCATAGACCTAGGCTTGTTGGCATGGGTATAGGAATACTTTTAGTTCTAGGTATTTTGGGAACAGCGGATATGGGCAACAGTCTATTACGAATTATTGGGGTGGGAGACCAAATAGTGCTTGGGGTAAATATCCCAATTCTAGCAGAACTAATTTACTTAGTCGGAGTGTTGGTAATCATATCTTCACTTGCAGCTATTTTTGCTCCAAGGAATATAAGTAAAGTCATAATTTGGTGTCAAGGTTTTATCCTGACAGCTATTTACTTTATGGAGGTATTCCCTCGTATTAGGTTTGCTCTGCTCTTGGTTGTTGTCAATATCATTAGCTTCCTTGTCGTATACCGAATCAGTAGAAGTGTTAAAACTGGTCTAGTGTCTACTATAACGAGTTTTGCTGGACTTTTTCTATTCGTGGTAGGCACCCAAATTAATTGTTACATGTACAACCACGGAGTGAATGGCAGCTATGGTGGGTTTGAGAATGTTCCTAAAGCCTTAGCAATTATTTTTATTATGTGCTTGGGTCCTCAAATATTGATGTCAGCTTTCATATCGTCAAAAAATTCTAAAGAACAAATAGCATAA
- a CDS encoding PadR family transcriptional regulator, with product MAINKSLLTGSTTILILKLLDEKNMYGYQMIEELRKKSNNTFELKAGTLYPLLHTLEQKDMLTSYEETVDNARVRKYYSITKKGRKHLNEKKEEWETFTAAVNAVLGGAGFATT from the coding sequence ATGGCAATCAATAAAAGTCTTTTAACTGGAAGTACCACCATACTTATCTTAAAGCTACTTGACGAAAAAAATATGTACGGCTACCAGATGATTGAAGAACTCAGAAAAAAGTCAAACAATACTTTTGAGTTAAAAGCAGGAACATTATATCCATTGCTCCACACCTTAGAGCAAAAGGATATGCTCACTTCTTACGAAGAGACCGTTGATAATGCGAGGGTACGAAAGTATTACAGTATCACAAAAAAAGGTCGCAAGCATTTGAACGAGAAAAAAGAAGAATGGGAAACATTTACTGCTGCTGTAAATGCTGTTTTGGGAGGTGCAGGTTTTGCAACAACCTAG
- a CDS encoding helix-turn-helix domain-containing protein, with protein sequence MIKMFLSLDKKFDSNGDVTVMLSLDTELIRKGILAKLTPAQLKVLLAIASHIDDDGVAFPSMRYISEVTGVVLNTVNTAVKGLLELRIDGLPVVTRKVTGTVGTIERYSDQSFLGDIQIIEE encoded by the coding sequence ATGATTAAAATGTTTTTATCCTTAGACAAAAAATTCGACTCCAATGGTGATGTTACCGTAATGCTTTCCCTAGATACTGAGTTGATCAGAAAGGGTATCCTTGCCAAGCTAACTCCTGCCCAATTGAAAGTCCTCTTGGCGATTGCCAGCCATATTGATGATGACGGAGTAGCTTTCCCCTCCATGCGATATATCTCAGAGGTCACAGGGGTAGTCTTGAACACTGTGAATACTGCGGTAAAGGGATTGCTTGAACTTAGGATTGACGGTCTGCCAGTGGTGACACGGAAAGTCACAGGCACAGTAGGTACAATCGAGAGATACTCTGACCAATCATTTCTTGGCGACATCCAGATAATTGAAGAGTAA
- a CDS encoding DUF3102 domain-containing protein, with product MTFPCINFCNNYQKSTELVVPCRFLDPKRNDKKRPLPIYSADYKHGEWGQWLKESVSYSQSTATRLMQMYKEYGPKLLDVSEGNNSSNYATLHNLTYSQALILLGVPEEEREKFVEDNAIENMSTRELQQTVNEKNQAIEDRNLAQAEKAQAIEEKESLKKELDGKDREITRLSSQTQDLEKQVDDFKLKYQKELTKVTEKQPELKEVTEAAPSAEKISELEEQLKTA from the coding sequence GTGACTTTCCCTTGTATCAATTTTTGCAACAACTATCAAAAATCGACGGAACTTGTCGTTCCGTGCAGGTTCCTGGACCCGAAGCGGAACGACAAAAAAAGGCCGCTCCCAATATATTCCGCTGATTACAAGCATGGGGAATGGGGCCAGTGGCTGAAAGAATCGGTCAGTTACTCCCAAAGCACCGCCACCAGACTCATGCAAATGTATAAGGAGTACGGCCCTAAACTCCTCGACGTTTCCGAAGGAAACAACAGTTCAAATTATGCAACGCTGCACAATTTGACATACTCCCAAGCCCTTATCCTCTTAGGTGTCCCGGAAGAAGAGCGGGAGAAATTCGTTGAAGACAATGCAATTGAAAATATGTCCACCCGGGAGCTGCAGCAAACAGTCAACGAAAAGAACCAGGCGATTGAGGACAGAAATCTGGCCCAAGCAGAAAAAGCTCAGGCCATTGAGGAGAAAGAAAGCCTTAAAAAAGAGCTGGACGGCAAAGACAGGGAAATTACCCGCTTAAGCAGCCAGACCCAAGATCTGGAGAAACAGGTGGATGACTTTAAACTAAAGTATCAAAAGGAGCTTACTAAAGTCACTGAAAAGCAGCCGGAACTGAAGGAAGTTACAGAAGCGGCTCCCTCAGCCGAGAAAATCAGCGAGCTGGAAGAACAGCTCAAAACGGCATAG
- a CDS encoding M56 family metallopeptidase, with the protein MTLFEMSLSSIAIVLTVIVIRALFLHKLPKKIFLILWGIVLCRLFLPFSIHSEYSIYALMNYVALYVGQTNAMQEQLIISKPGSFAEANINSVISNFPILSVASFNWIEIIWFVGAMISAFAFLIPHIRFCHDNKMAIPLKDEKISTWIAEHHIKRQVQVKQSENINIPVTYGILMPIILLPKSMKHLDEEQLRFVLVHEMIHIKHFDVLLKWIFFVVVSVHWFNPFVWIMYVLANRDIELCCDETVLRTTGGEFSKTSYAMTLISLEEHKLKVNPIGNYFSRNPIEERIVSIMKTKKNTVLTVLMAFIVIAATLASFSTVSADEENSLTNNATVVAKKVPNYSINEQGQTYGPLPYFENEQVKEPDLIRMEGENGVIGYIKATDMSPSVSSPEEAIAYQESVKATGGYISIPLYESDGKTIISQFRMYLNYSIPD; encoded by the coding sequence ATGACTCTGTTTGAAATGAGTTTATCTTCTATTGCGATTGTTTTGACAGTGATAGTGATTCGTGCGCTGTTTCTGCATAAATTGCCCAAAAAAATATTTCTCATTCTATGGGGTATTGTACTCTGCCGACTGTTTCTGCCATTTTCAATTCACTCTGAATATAGTATTTATGCGCTCATGAATTATGTTGCTTTATATGTAGGACAAACAAATGCAATGCAGGAACAATTGATAATTTCGAAGCCTGGTTCTTTTGCTGAAGCGAACATCAACTCTGTTATTTCAAATTTTCCAATTTTATCAGTAGCGTCTTTTAACTGGATTGAAATTATTTGGTTTGTGGGTGCTATGATATCTGCTTTTGCATTTTTAATTCCTCATATCCGCTTTTGTCATGACAATAAAATGGCAATACCCCTAAAGGATGAAAAAATAAGCACATGGATTGCAGAACACCATATCAAGCGGCAGGTGCAGGTAAAACAGAGCGAAAATATTAATATTCCTGTTACATATGGAATATTAATGCCGATCATTTTACTTCCTAAGTCGATGAAACACTTAGATGAAGAACAACTGCGATTTGTACTTGTTCATGAGATGATTCATATCAAGCATTTTGATGTTTTATTGAAATGGATTTTTTTTGTAGTAGTAAGTGTACATTGGTTTAATCCCTTTGTATGGATCATGTATGTGTTGGCGAACCGTGATATAGAGTTATGTTGTGATGAAACAGTTCTTCGGACAACAGGTGGAGAATTTTCAAAAACCTCATATGCGATGACTCTTATAAGCCTTGAAGAACATAAACTCAAAGTCAATCCAATTGGAAATTATTTTAGCAGAAATCCTATTGAAGAAAGGATAGTATCTATTATGAAAACCAAAAAGAATACTGTTTTGACTGTGTTGATGGCATTTATTGTTATAGCTGCAACCTTAGCTTCTTTTTCCACAGTTTCTGCGGATGAAGAAAATTCTTTAACGAATAATGCAACTGTAGTAGCAAAAAAAGTCCCTAATTATTCAATTAACGAGCAAGGACAGACGTATGGACCTTTGCCTTACTTTGAAAACGAACAGGTAAAAGAACCGGACTTGATTAGAATGGAAGGAGAAAATGGGGTTATAGGATATATAAAAGCTACCGATATGAGTCCATCGGTTTCCTCACCGGAAGAGGCTATTGCGTACCAAGAGTCTGTTAAAGCTACTGGGGGGTATATATCAATTCCCTTGTATGAATCAGATGGCAAAACTATAATCAGCCAATTTAGAATGTATTTAAATTATTCAATCCCAGATTAA
- a CDS encoding BlaI/MecI/CopY family transcriptional regulator has translation MGMKLFDSELKIMEILWREGDTTAKRIAEIIKEQIGWSKTTTYTVIKRCLDKGAIERQPREFICHPLITREEAQEYETTELINKMYDGAADQLVASVLGRKNLAQKEIERLKQLVKSLE, from the coding sequence ATGGGTATGAAACTTTTTGACAGTGAGTTGAAAATTATGGAGATCCTTTGGCGGGAAGGCGACACTACCGCAAAGCGGATTGCCGAAATTATCAAAGAGCAGATTGGATGGAGCAAAACCACTACCTATACAGTAATTAAAAGATGTCTCGATAAGGGCGCAATAGAAAGACAGCCAAGGGAATTTATTTGCCATCCCCTTATAACAAGAGAAGAGGCACAGGAATACGAAACTACCGAGCTAATAAACAAAATGTATGATGGAGCTGCCGATCAGCTTGTTGCTTCTGTCCTTGGAAGAAAAAATCTAGCACAGAAAGAAATTGAGCGCCTGAAGCAACTTGTAAAAAGTTTGGAGTGA